The genome window tttttccccattgaaaGATGATTCATAACACTCAGGTGCACAGTCCAATCTCATGAGAATACCCAGGGTATTGACAGTTAAATACTTCACTCCCATTCATCACACAAAcatttgagtgcctactgtgtgccaggccctaaGGCTATCTTGGGGAGTTGAATACAGCCTGCCCCTGCCTAGTGGACTGCAAGTGGGGAAGAGTGATGTGATTATAGGAATAACCATAAATCTactcaaattcatttttatgtatcattaataaattataattgtagTATCAGTAACCAATTACCATGTTTGTAACCCATTTTACAATGAAAACAACAATGGGTAACCAACACTGATTTTAACAATTCCCTATTATTGAATGACTAAactgttttctgtgtttctttattACAAAATTTCTCAGGAACCGGTTTCTAGAAGAGCtttggtaaaaaaacaaaaccacagaaaGCTCCTTTGGTTCCAATATGAGAATGGCTCTAAAATACATTGCTAAGCAGGGTGCAAGAGAGTGTAAATGTTATGCAACTGTCTGggtagaaaagggagaaaaatattttgtataaatacatatatgtgcattAAATGCTTGTGAAAGTATACACATGACACTAGGAGCGTTGATTGGCTCCAGGAAGGAAAACTGGGTAGCTGGACAACGGTAGACAAGACTATATTCACTGTATCTTttacactttgaatatattatctttgATATGTGATGTGTTATCTGTGCAAAAAAGGTTTTTAATAGCAAACAGCCCCAGGCTGCCTTCTCCTTCTAGAGAAGGACTTTTCCTCTCAGGAAAGTGATAATAAGGAAGAACTGGCTGGgcgctcgcacctgtaatcccagcactgtgggaggccaaggtgggaggattgcttgaggtcaggagtttgaggccagcctgagcaagagtgagacccccgccCCCTATctctcaaaaatagaaaaattagctgggcgtggtggcatacacctgtagtcctagctacttgggaggctgaggtaggaggattacatgagcccaggagttcaaagctgcagtgagctatgatgacaccactgcactctagtccaggtgacagagtaagaccctgtctcaaaaaaaaaaaaaaaaaaaagaacgaaagaAATACATGTCAGACACCCAGCGCACCTGGCTTCTCGTGGCTGGTGGTGGAACTGGAAAAGCCGCTCCTTGACTCGCCGCTTGTCCTCCTCTATCACCTTCCTTTTGTCACAGCCCCGGAGGTTGATAAGGGTCATGGCATCACAGAGAAGTGCATCCTTTACCTCTCGATCAAGGCTTGAGTCCGTGGTGAAGCTTGGAGAGTGGTTTACCTGCCAGGAGGAGTCATTATCCACCCCCCTCCTAGACCCCCTGAGCAGGTGGTAGTCTCTAAGAGGCCTAACTAGAGTGTCTAGGAGAGACATCCCCTCCTGTGGCCTCAGCCAAGGAGGCTGGATGCTCCACAGGACTCTGCCATAGAGATTCCTCCCATTCACAGAATGGTGAGAGTAAATCAAACAGCCTGCTCTGCAGATATGGTGTCCCTAAAGGCAAGGCTTACATTATGAACACTGGGATCCAAAATCTGGATTCCTATGATAGAGAAACCACCAAGATTTGACTCAGCAGGTCAAAAGCAAAGAGATCTTACACCTTCTTCTGGTTCACACCCATGCCAGGGCTTCCACGTCCCCCATTCTCTGTTCCACCCCCTGAGTGCACTCCTATCCCAAGTGTCCTGGACTTTGGTTTTGCAAAGCCTAGGAGATAATCCTCACCTCCAGCAGCCAGGGCTTCAGCTTGTGGTCCAGCAAGACGTCAAAACCAAGGATCTCAAAACAGGCACATGTACCTCCACTCAGATATTGGGGAAAACAGGTTCGGTAATTGTGGCGAAGAATAGAATGGGCTGAGATGATGGTTTTGATGATGATGTCCTCGATGTCCCCCCACAGCTCTTGGGGGTCGTAGCTGTGCTCTCGTAGCCAGGTGTTGAGTGTTGACAGCTTCCTGTGAGGCCCAGTGCTCAGAGGAAGGCCAGTTTCTATGCCAGTGGGGCCCGGCTGCAGGCAGGAGGCTCCCTAACACCCTAATTCCATGTCTGGGCCCCTGGGCTTTAAAGATCTATTAGCATCTTGGAGCAGGGATTAGTGATCAGGGTGGAGTTTGGGGCTGCACTTAGAGCACCAAAGTGCAGACACAGGACAAGGGTCTATAAAGGCTGAGTTTTCCTGGGCAATCGGCCTCCCAAGAGCCAGCTCAGCTTCATGGGCTGTTGAGACTGTGGGGCTAAGgggcagaggaagcaggagaAAACAGAGTAGGGAGTACCTCTTACTGCCCACAGCATCATCCCGGACAAAATTCTCATTGTGTTTGTTGATAGCATAGTTGGTCAGGTGCATGCAGACATTATCCTGTGAAGAGAGTGGCCCTGTGGTCTCAGGCTGCTCCTATGCAGCCCTCCTCTCCAGCCCTTCATTGCCTTTTAATTGCCCGCCCCTCCCCAGGATTGCCCGTCTCCTGTCCCTCTTCACCCGACTGTCCTTCTGTCAGATCCTGAGGAAAAGGGTGTGTTGGGTTCCTCTGGGGGATggcttttttgttgctgttgttagaGACGGGATCTCTCTCTGTAACCCCAGCTGGAGTGCCAtggccagatcatagctcactgcagccttgaactcctgggctcaagccatcctcctgcctcggcctcccaagtagctgggactacaggtgtgcatcaccacacccagctacctttttattttctgtagagatggggttttgctatgttgcccaggctagtcttgaacttctgggctcaagtgatcctcccaccttggccttccagagtgctgggaatacaggagtgagccactgtgcccaggccccCCCGCTTTTTTTAGAAgcggggtctcactatattgccagGCTAGATTCAAATTCAAGCAATtgtcctgagtagttgggaccatAGTCACGGGCCATGGGCTAGGTGATGATCTTTTCTCAGTCACCACCCACCAAATGCTCTCCTGACAGCCAGGTGCTGCAGCTCTCACTGGCTCCACTCCTTGTTCTTGGGTGACAATGACAAGCCTCTCTACCCGGTTTCTCTGCAGAACCTCAGCACTTGTGGCAGTGGAAGAGGAGAGGGTGCTGCCCTGCCCCTTACCAGGTTGCTGTGGCTGGGCTCCACGTAGGGCATGGTGGCAAACCGGGCCAGGCCCTCCTCATACACGAAGATCCGAAGAGGGTCACAGGACGTGATCAGGACGTAGATTCGCATATCAAACTTGAAGCCGTCGATGAGGAAGGGCTGAGAGCGTGCAAACCCGTGAGGGAATAATAACAACACTTTTGaaatgcttactgtgtgccagacgcTGTTGTAAGTGCGTCAAACACATAACAACTCATTGAATTTTCACAACAACCAGGTAAAGTGGTTCACTGCTATTATTCCCTCTTAACGAgggaggaaacaggcacagaaagggcaagaaatttgcccaaggtcacgtatCTGGGAAGCAgaaaagctgagattcaaaccctgGCAGGCTGGCTCTGAACCATGGCTCCTACTGCCTCCAAGGTACTGGGACAGCAGAAAGGGTAGGAGCCTAAAACTGGCTTCCTCCCAGTGCTAGGGCTGGGGGGATGCTGGGCCTGAGCCATCCTTCACCTTGGAAATGTACTGCTGGCAGATCATATGCTCTCCTGGCTTGATCTCCCGGGGATTTCGGGTGATGAAGATGCCACGTCCCTGACAGCCACTGTCTGGCTTGCAGATATAAGTGCGGGTTTTTCGCTGACGACCGTAGGACTGGAAGTCCCCGTAGCTATGTGCAGAGAGGGGCTGGTCAGGTTTCTGTGCATCATGGCTGTCCCAGGGCCCCATGGAGAGCTTCCTGCTACCTAGTCCATGCTCTTCCTGGGGCACTCAGTCTCAGACCCTCTTTTCTTTGACCAGCTAAAACTATCGTTCCACTTCCATCCCTCTGAGACATTCCTAGGTCACAAGACCAGAACTGGAGGGAACTCAGAGAGCGGACCCTTTCCTCCCCGCAGTATCTCGGCACGGCACGGGGAAGCCAGGCTCACTCACTCTGCGGGCAGGCACCAGGTGCGGGGGAAGATGTTGTACTCCGTGGGGTAGAGTTTCTGCATGCGGTTCAGGTTCCGAGCCAGCAGATCTTTGCGGCAGATTTCTGTCATGCCGGGGAAGTGGTTGATTTTCTGAAACAGAGCCAGCTGGTTATACTACTCCCTAGAGTGAGTGGCAGTTCCTAGGGCCTGGGCAGCCCAGGAAGCAGAGGAGAGGCCTGGGAAGGCGGAGGGAGAGGTCACAGTGGAGGGAAGCACTGTTCCCGGTAGCCTGACGGTGAGAGTAGGAAGATTCCCTAAGGCACGCGAGAAACCCTTCCGTGGCCTCTACCCCACACACATCCACACCGAGGTCAGCAAATGAGGGGCAGCGAGAAGGGTGTGCGCCAGCCGGGACTTGGGCCTTCCAGCCACCTTCTAACATCCCTCTCACCTCTAGGACCAGTCCTAAAACAATCGTTGATGCAGGAGAGCACAAGCaaataatgagaagaaaacatttcccaagagacaaaaaagggaaaagaaaactagGAACTGGCCCCAGGGAGTGCAGGGCCATGGTGCCTGCCAGAGGCCCCTCCGCTGTCCTCTGTCCCCTGATGGCTGAAGTGCTCTATCCTGGCGCTCCCAACCACTGGCTGACTAGCAGTGTGAATTTGAACCTCGGtatcctcctcttccttttttttttttttgtctccctgCCTTCTTAACAAAGGGCTATCTGTGCTCGGGGCTGTTCTTGAGGGTTTCCTGAGGTGACAGTGTaaaagtgctcagcacagtaaGCCCTCAGTGAGTGCTGCTAAGtatcttcatcctcatcttccaAATGCCCTGTGTGCCTCTTCTCTGAAGCTTCTTGAATACTTCTAGCACTTTCTCTCTTGGGCACCTCTCCCAAGACTAGCTGTGGGACAGGTTACAGTCTCCTCAACTCCCTCCTTCCTGACTTCCCCCTAAAATAAGCCTGCATAcgcctttaaattattttattgctaatCACCACAAACACCCAATTAgaggacaataaaaataaaaagcagttacATTCTTCTTGTAGAGCCTGGTCTATCTGTCCGGACTTGCTGGCTGCCAGGCAGGCCCCCCACACTGTCTCTTAATGCATGTGCAACGCCCAGCCAAGCTGCTTACAAGGCTGGTCACTCCACTGGCCCTGCCATGAGCTCTGAAGCTGCCTCCCAGTCTTGTCCCCAAGATGGGCTCACCCACCCTAGAGAGGCCCCGCTAGACATAGATGCCACCAAGCAGAGAACAAATGATGAGAGAGGATGTCTCACCAAACACTTCCTTCAGATAACGAACTCCAGAGACCCAAGAGGAgaatatttcttttggaaaagaagACCCTGGGGGTGGTCTTTCCTGTCTGCACAGGGTACAGCCACAAAGAGTAGCAGTGTCGGGCGCCTAGGTGAGGGGGTGGGAGTAGTCATGGCAGGGCCTCAGCCCCTTTAGGCACTTAGGCCAGGAGATTGGTACCTGAAACCTCTTCATGTCCATGACTCGTTCCAGCGAGACAGAGTAGTCTGTCCAGTACACCGTCCACTCTtcatcctcccccacctccttcaaGCCACACATTTGCGCTGCCCGACGCACTGTAGAGACAAGGGGGTCAGTGGTGCCAGCCTGGGCACCAGCAACAAGCCCTGGACCTGGATAGCTGGGTCAGGGAAGGGACAGACCTGACTGGGGAGCAGGTTGAAGAAGGAGGTAGTTCTCACCCCAGCTCTTCACTTTGGTTACTGTGTGGCAATTCCAAGTTTGCAGGGCTGCCAGGGCCCTTCCAAAATGTAAGGCAGAGGAAACTAGAGCCTGGCTGTCTGCTTTTGTCAGTCCTGTCGCTCAGTCAGGACTGTTTATGGCCTGGAGGGCTGACCAGGTGGGTGGGGGTCACACTGGCACCTCACACTCTCGGTGCTCCCATGCACAGATGCCAGACAGGATATGAGGGAAAGAAGGAGACGGCTGACCCAGCTggcaagtttttttaaaaaattgctgaagCCCCTTCAAAACTTCCTTGAAAAAACTATTTTAACCTTGTCTCATCGCTGGTAAAATCTGGGATGGGTGGGGCAATGTGGCTGTCggatattttttttattgttagctAACTGTGGAGATACCCTCCCTGCCACTGAGACACCTGGAACAGCAGTGTCTCAGCTGCCGGTAGCGGAGCCCGAGGACACCCAGGAAGCTCAGTACAGGTTATAGGCCGGCGCCAGCCTGACAAGATGCAGGGGCTGGG of Lemur catta isolate mLemCat1 chromosome 9, mLemCat1.pri, whole genome shotgun sequence contains these proteins:
- the TTLL13 gene encoding tubulin polyglutamylase TTLL13P isoform X3, whose protein sequence is MEPSTCKTSESEEDYVEEEESEEEYVKEEATTPSKPSQQAFPKADCKTFENGVPLSIIAKKIIAPTDTDDLEVGKRKRRRKHRPLAINLTNCKYESVRRAAQMCGLKEVGEDEEWTVYWTDYSVSLERVMDMKRFQKINHFPGMTEICRKDLLARNLNRMQKLYPTEYNIFPRTWCLPADYGDFQSYGRQRKTRTYICKPDSGCQGRGIFITRNPREIKPGEHMICQQYISKPFLIDGFKFDMRIYVLITSCDPLRIFVYEEGLARFATMPYVEPSHSNLDNVCMHLTNYAINKHNENFVRDDAVGSKRKLSTLNTWLREHSYDPQELWGDIEDIIIKTIISAHSILRHNYRTCFPQYLSGGTCACFEILGFDVLLDHKLKPWLLEVNHSPSFTTDSSLDREVKDALLCDAMTLINLRGCDKRKVIEEDKRRVKERLFQFHHQPREARREQTESSHAAMLDQEQYEDSHLGGYRRIYPGPDTGKYAPFFKHIGSLFQETAASKAREECARQQLEEIRLKQEQQETSGTKRRKDNKDQNQGESAGEKSRSRAGLQGPSIHLAYRKRNREKELLPVQLDTMQPQEIVEAEELERMKALLQRENLIRSLGIVQQLTRMLHPSRGQTKLHEFRDHRATAKHECRNSTSFLVPTAAQELQVDRRYSSLPLLFIVNEEIWEALFFQCQSQAH